A DNA window from Pseudomonas sp. B21-056 contains the following coding sequences:
- a CDS encoding RNA polymerase sigma factor — MSQSRFHHVFLAQRTPLLRTLERMVNNPSTAEDLLQETYLRVSRALAERTVEHLEPFVFQTARNLARDHLRARRIQSRTVLDDVPLEIVHNVIAPQSSAEDAAHAEQMLERLNVSLQALSPRQQQIFILSRLHGHGYQDIAAALGVSLSTVQKELKLIMTICIRVAERLDID; from the coding sequence GTGAGTCAATCGCGCTTTCACCACGTCTTCCTCGCCCAGCGCACGCCCCTGCTGCGCACCCTCGAACGCATGGTCAACAACCCCAGTACCGCCGAGGACCTGCTCCAGGAAACCTATTTGCGCGTCTCTCGCGCATTGGCCGAACGCACAGTCGAGCACCTCGAACCCTTTGTCTTCCAGACCGCCCGCAACCTGGCGCGGGATCACTTGCGTGCCCGGCGCATACAGTCCCGTACCGTGCTGGACGACGTGCCCCTGGAGATCGTTCACAATGTGATCGCTCCCCAGAGCAGCGCCGAGGATGCCGCCCATGCCGAACAGATGCTCGAGCGCCTCAACGTCAGCCTGCAAGCGCTGAGCCCGCGCCAACAGCAGATTTTCATCCTCAGCCGCCTGCACGGTCATGGTTATCAGGACATCGCCGCAGCGTTGGGTGTGTCCCTGAGTACCGTGCAAAAGGAACTGAAGCTGATCATGACGATCTGTATCCGCGTGGCAGAACGCCTGGACATCGACTGA
- the gap gene encoding type I glyceraldehyde-3-phosphate dehydrogenase gives MTLRIAINGFGRIGRNVLRALYTQGYRRDLQIVAINDLGDSAINAHLLKYDTVHGTFDAEVQHDNESLTVNGDRISVSAIRNPAELPWAAEKIDVVFECTGLFTDRAKAAAHISAGARKVIISAPAKGADATVVYGVNHDILRQSHQIISNASCTTNCLAPVAQVLHRELGIESGLMTTIHAYTNDQNLTDVYHTDPYRARSATQNMIPSKTGAAEAVGLVLPELAGKLTGMAVRVPVINVSLVDLTVQLKREASAEDVNELLRQASQHSKILGYNTLPLVSSDFNHNPLSSIFDANHTKVSGKLLKVLAWYDNEWGFSNRMLDNCLALCNAE, from the coding sequence ATGACTCTTCGAATCGCAATCAATGGTTTTGGCCGCATCGGCCGCAACGTCCTCCGTGCACTGTATACCCAAGGCTATCGTCGCGACTTGCAGATTGTCGCCATCAACGACCTGGGCGACAGCGCGATCAATGCCCATCTGCTCAAGTACGACACCGTTCACGGCACGTTCGACGCCGAAGTGCAGCACGATAACGAAAGCCTGACGGTCAATGGCGACCGCATCTCGGTCAGCGCCATCCGCAACCCGGCCGAACTGCCCTGGGCCGCCGAGAAGATCGACGTGGTGTTCGAGTGCACCGGCCTGTTCACCGACCGCGCCAAGGCTGCCGCGCACATCAGCGCCGGTGCCCGCAAGGTGATCATCTCGGCCCCGGCCAAGGGCGCCGACGCCACCGTGGTGTATGGCGTGAACCATGACATCCTGCGCCAGTCCCACCAGATCATTTCCAACGCGTCGTGCACCACCAACTGCCTGGCCCCGGTGGCCCAGGTGCTGCACCGCGAGCTGGGCATCGAAAGCGGCCTGATGACCACCATCCATGCCTACACCAACGACCAGAACCTGACCGACGTCTACCACACCGACCCGTACCGCGCCCGTTCGGCCACCCAGAACATGATCCCGAGCAAGACCGGCGCCGCCGAAGCGGTCGGCCTGGTACTGCCGGAACTGGCGGGCAAGCTGACCGGCATGGCCGTGCGCGTGCCGGTGATCAACGTGTCCCTGGTGGACCTGACCGTGCAGCTCAAGCGCGAAGCGTCGGCCGAAGACGTCAACGAACTGCTGCGCCAGGCCAGCCAGCATTCGAAGATCCTCGGCTATAACACCCTGCCGCTGGTTTCCAGCGACTTCAACCACAACCCGCTGTCGTCGATCTTCGACGCCAACCACACCAAGGTCAGCGGCAAGCTGCTCAAGGTACTGGCCTGGTATGACAACGAGTGGGGCTTCTCCAATCGGATGCTGGATAACTGTCTGGCGTTGTGTAACGCCGAATAA
- the edd gene encoding phosphogluconate dehydratase has product MHPRVLEVTERLIARSRATRQAYLALIRGAASDGPMRGKLQCANFAHGVAGCGSEDKHHLRMMNAANIAIVSSYNDMLSAHQPYETFPEQIKKALREIGSVGQFAGGTPAMCDGVTQGEAGMELSLPSREVIAMSTAVALSHNMFDGALMLGICDKIVPGLMMGALRFGHLPTIFVPGGPMVSGISNKEKADVRQRYAEGKATREQLLESEMKSYHSPGTCTFYGTANTNQLLMEVMGLHLPGASFVNPNTPLRDALTREAAFQVTRMTKQSGNFMPIGEIVDERSLVNSIVALHATGGSTNHTLHMPAIAMAAGIQLTWQDMADLSEVVPTLSHVYPNGKADINHFQAAGGMSFLIRELLEAGLLHENVNTVLGHGLSRYTQEPFLENGELVWRDGPIESLDENILRPVARAFSPEGGLRVMEGNLGRGVMKVSAVALENQIVEAPAMVFQDQQDLADAFKAGLLEKDFVAVMRFQGPRSNGMPELHKMTPFLGSLQDRGFKVALVTDGRMSGASGKIPAAIHVSPEAYVGGALARVQEGDIIRVDGVKGTLELKVDAEEFAAREPAKGLLGNNIGTGRELFGFMRTAFSSAEQGASAFTAALETIN; this is encoded by the coding sequence ATGCATCCCCGCGTCCTTGAGGTCACCGAACGGCTTATCGCCCGCAGCCGCGCCACGCGTCAGGCTTACCTTGCATTGATCCGCGGTGCTGCCAGCGACGGTCCGATGCGCGGCAAGCTGCAGTGCGCCAACTTCGCCCATGGTGTGGCCGGTTGCGGCAGCGAAGACAAGCATCACCTGCGGATGATGAACGCCGCCAACATCGCCATCGTGTCGTCCTATAACGACATGCTCTCGGCCCACCAGCCCTACGAAACCTTCCCGGAACAGATCAAGAAAGCCCTGCGCGAGATCGGCTCGGTCGGCCAGTTCGCGGGCGGTACGCCGGCCATGTGCGACGGCGTGACCCAGGGCGAGGCGGGGATGGAGCTGAGCCTGCCGAGTCGCGAAGTGATCGCCATGTCCACGGCGGTGGCGTTGTCCCATAACATGTTCGACGGCGCGCTGATGCTCGGCATCTGCGACAAGATCGTCCCGGGCCTGATGATGGGAGCCCTGCGCTTCGGTCACCTGCCGACGATTTTCGTGCCCGGCGGGCCGATGGTTTCCGGCATCTCCAACAAGGAAAAGGCCGACGTGCGCCAGCGCTACGCCGAGGGCAAGGCCACCCGCGAGCAACTGCTGGAGTCGGAGATGAAGTCCTACCACAGCCCTGGCACCTGCACCTTCTACGGCACCGCCAACACCAACCAATTGCTGATGGAAGTGATGGGCCTGCACTTGCCGGGCGCCTCGTTCGTCAACCCGAACACCCCGCTGCGCGATGCCCTGACCCGCGAAGCGGCGTTCCAGGTGACGCGCATGACCAAGCAGAGCGGCAACTTCATGCCCATCGGTGAAATCGTCGACGAACGCTCGCTGGTCAACTCCATCGTTGCGCTGCACGCCACTGGCGGCTCGACCAACCACACCTTGCACATGCCGGCCATCGCCATGGCGGCGGGCATCCAGTTGACCTGGCAGGACATGGCCGACCTCTCCGAGGTGGTGCCGACCCTGAGCCACGTCTACCCGAACGGCAAGGCCGACATCAACCACTTCCAGGCGGCGGGCGGCATGTCGTTCCTGATTCGCGAACTGCTGGAAGCCGGTCTGCTCCACGAAAACGTCAACACCGTGCTCGGTCACGGCCTGAGCCGCTACACCCAGGAACCGTTCCTGGAGAATGGCGAACTGGTGTGGCGCGACGGCCCGATCGAAAGCCTCGACGAAAACATCCTGCGCCCGGTGGCCCGTGCGTTCTCGCCAGAAGGCGGGTTGCGGGTGATGGAAGGCAACCTGGGCCGTGGCGTGATGAAAGTCTCCGCCGTCGCGCTGGAAAACCAGATCGTCGAAGCCCCGGCCATGGTCTTCCAGGACCAGCAGGACCTGGCGGACGCGTTCAAGGCCGGGCTGCTGGAGAAGGATTTTGTCGCGGTGATGCGCTTCCAGGGCCCGCGCTCCAACGGCATGCCGGAGCTGCACAAGATGACCCCGTTCCTCGGTTCGCTGCAGGATCGCGGTTTCAAAGTGGCGCTGGTCACCGACGGGCGCATGTCCGGCGCCTCGGGGAAAATCCCGGCGGCGATCCATGTCAGCCCCGAAGCTTATGTCGGCGGCGCGTTGGCCCGGGTGCAGGAGGGCGATATCATCCGCGTCGATGGCGTCAAAGGCACCCTGGAGTTGAAGGTGGACGCCGAGGAATTTGCCGCACGCGAGCCGGCCAAGGGCCTGTTGGGCAACAACATCGGCACCGGTCGCGAGCTGTTCGGCTTCATGCGCACGGCCTTCAGCTCGGCAGAGCAGGGCGCCAGCGCCTTCACGGCTGCACTGGAGACGATTAATTGA
- a CDS encoding biliverdin-producing heme oxygenase: MNTQRPTSRSQRLNQITHEPHGKLDALVKAHAPFATPASFARFVVAQYLFQSELVALYNDPQLSVLVPDLPARCRAEAAKADLADLGTDVPAPVAGALKNPTQAEALGWLFVSEGSKLGAAFLIKRAVGLGLSETFGARHLAEPAGGRAEGWKTFTRILDELPLTEQQEAEADKGALDAFNRFTVLLEQAYAAEPA; this comes from the coding sequence ATGAACACCCAACGCCCCACCTCCCGCTCCCAACGCCTGAACCAGATCACCCACGAACCCCACGGCAAACTCGACGCCCTGGTCAAGGCCCACGCCCCGTTCGCAACCCCGGCCAGCTTTGCCCGCTTCGTTGTCGCTCAGTACCTGTTCCAGTCGGAACTGGTGGCGCTGTACAACGACCCGCAACTGTCCGTCCTGGTCCCCGACCTGCCCGCCCGCTGCCGTGCCGAAGCCGCCAAGGCCGACCTGGCGGACCTGGGCACCGACGTCCCGGCCCCGGTGGCCGGTGCGCTGAAAAACCCAACCCAGGCCGAGGCCCTGGGCTGGTTGTTCGTTTCGGAAGGTTCGAAACTGGGCGCGGCGTTCCTGATCAAGCGCGCAGTGGGCCTGGGGCTGAGCGAAACCTTCGGCGCCCGCCACCTGGCCGAACCGGCGGGCGGCCGTGCCGAAGGCTGGAAGACCTTCACCCGTATCCTCGACGAGCTGCCTCTCACCGAACAGCAGGAAGCCGAGGCGGACAAAGGTGCGCTGGACGCCTTCAACCGGTTTACGGTGCTGCTGGAACAGGCCTACGCCGCTGAACCCGCCTGA
- a CDS encoding response regulator — translation MSSVNKSILLVDDDQEIRELLDTYLSRAGFQVRTTPDGAGFRQALNDAPSDLVILDVMLPDEDGFSLCRWVRQHPRQAHVPIIMLTASSDEADRVIGLELGADDYLGKPFSPRELQARIKALLRRAQFGQERTGGEVLAFDEWRLDMVSHRLFHTDGEEVILSGADFALLKLFLDHPQEILDRDTIGNATRGRELMPLDRIVDMAVSRLRQRLRDTDKPPRLIRTVRGSGYQLAANVVASNGH, via the coding sequence GTGAGTTCAGTAAACAAATCGATTTTGTTGGTCGACGACGACCAGGAGATTCGCGAGCTGCTGGACACTTACCTCAGCCGGGCGGGGTTCCAGGTGCGGACCACGCCCGACGGGGCCGGGTTTCGCCAGGCGTTGAACGACGCGCCAAGTGATCTGGTGATCCTCGATGTGATGCTGCCCGACGAAGACGGCTTCAGCCTGTGCCGCTGGGTTCGCCAGCATCCGCGCCAGGCCCACGTGCCGATCATCATGCTCACCGCCAGTTCCGACGAAGCCGACCGGGTCATCGGCCTGGAGCTGGGGGCCGATGACTACCTCGGTAAACCGTTCAGCCCGCGTGAATTGCAGGCGCGCATCAAGGCCCTGTTGCGCCGGGCGCAGTTCGGCCAGGAACGCACCGGCGGGGAAGTATTGGCCTTCGATGAGTGGCGGCTGGACATGGTCAGTCATCGGCTGTTTCACACCGACGGTGAAGAAGTGATCCTCTCCGGTGCCGACTTCGCCCTGCTCAAACTGTTTCTCGACCATCCCCAGGAAATCCTCGACCGCGACACCATCGGCAACGCCACCCGGGGGCGGGAACTGATGCCCCTGGACCGGATCGTCGACATGGCGGTCAGCCGCCTGCGCCAGCGCCTGCGTGACACCGACAAGCCGCCCCGGCTGATCCGCACGGTGCGCGGCAGTGGTTATCAATTGGCGGCCAACGTGGTTGCCAGCAATGGTCATTGA
- a CDS encoding glucokinase codes for MKLALVGDIGGTNARFALWKNHNLENVQVLATADYACPEDAIKVYLSGMGLAPGAIGSVCLSVAGPVAGDLFRFTNNHWRLSNLAFCKTLQVEKLLLVNDFSAMALGMTRLRPDEYRVVCEGTPEPMRPAVVIGPGTGLGVGTLLDLGDGRFAALPGEGGHVDLPMSSPRETQLWQHIYNEIGHVSAETALSGSGLPRVYRAICAVDGHEPLLDTPESITAAGLAGDPIALEVLEQFCRWLGRVAGNNVLTVGGRGGVYIVGGVIPRFADFFLESGFARCFADKGCMSDYFKGIPVWLVTAPYSGLMGAGVALEQSAS; via the coding sequence TTGAAACTGGCTCTGGTCGGTGACATCGGTGGGACCAACGCACGTTTCGCGTTGTGGAAAAACCACAACCTGGAGAACGTCCAGGTGCTGGCGACGGCGGATTACGCCTGCCCTGAAGATGCCATCAAGGTGTACCTGAGTGGCATGGGCCTGGCGCCTGGTGCCATCGGCTCGGTGTGCCTGTCGGTGGCCGGCCCGGTGGCGGGTGACCTGTTTCGCTTCACCAACAACCACTGGCGCCTGAGCAACCTGGCGTTCTGCAAGACCTTGCAGGTAGAGAAGCTGTTGCTGGTCAACGACTTCTCGGCCATGGCCCTGGGCATGACCCGCTTGCGTCCCGATGAATACCGGGTCGTCTGCGAAGGCACCCCGGAACCGATGCGTCCGGCGGTGGTGATCGGGCCAGGCACGGGGCTGGGCGTCGGTACATTGCTGGACCTGGGCGACGGCCGCTTTGCGGCATTGCCGGGGGAGGGTGGGCATGTCGACCTGCCCATGAGCAGCCCGCGGGAAACCCAGCTCTGGCAGCACATCTACAACGAGATCGGTCACGTCAGCGCCGAAACCGCCTTGAGTGGCAGCGGCTTGCCCCGGGTGTACCGGGCGATCTGCGCGGTGGACGGGCATGAACCGCTGCTCGATACGCCCGAATCCATTACCGCCGCCGGCCTGGCCGGCGACCCCATCGCCCTGGAAGTGCTGGAGCAGTTCTGTCGCTGGCTGGGGCGCGTGGCCGGCAACAATGTACTGACGGTGGGCGGGCGAGGCGGTGTATACATCGTCGGCGGGGTGATCCCCCGGTTTGCCGACTTCTTCCTCGAAAGCGGCTTCGCCCGCTGCTTCGCCGACAAGGGTTGCATGAGCGATTACTTCAAGGGCATTCCGGTCTGGCTGGTGACGGCGCCGTACTCCGGCCTGATGGGCGCGGGCGTGGCGTTGGAGCAATCGGCCAGCTGA
- a CDS encoding FecR family protein — MTDNHRSSESASAQDTAHAMEQALDWLVLLDNPSQEQTRQFQVWLAADPRHGEAFVRAQTLWNGPQVKESARRLQATPRVTALSRLRAHWKPLATAAVLFLGLFNFSDLPLHFQADHLTVVGERQRLQLEDGSKVLLNTDSAFSSTFDKQRHVARLYKGEAFFEVPDNRSLPLEIDAGPVTASVSNTTFAVRYLDGVAQVQVQRGDVELRANRNDTHVRLSAGESIRIGPHGFDRPAPLDAGTDLAWVQGRLVFENRPLSQVLAELRRYYPGWIINRNEQLAQVTVTGNYRLDQPLDVVRSLAHITSARLQEFPALVILN; from the coding sequence GTGACGGATAATCACCGCTCTTCCGAATCTGCGTCAGCGCAGGACACCGCCCACGCCATGGAGCAGGCGCTGGACTGGCTGGTCCTGCTGGACAACCCCAGCCAGGAGCAGACCCGGCAATTCCAGGTCTGGTTGGCGGCCGATCCGCGCCATGGCGAAGCGTTCGTCCGGGCCCAGACCCTCTGGAACGGCCCGCAAGTGAAGGAGAGTGCCCGGCGGCTCCAGGCCACGCCCAGGGTGACCGCGCTGTCACGCCTGCGCGCCCACTGGAAACCCCTGGCCACCGCCGCCGTGCTGTTCCTCGGCCTGTTCAATTTCAGCGACCTGCCCCTGCATTTCCAGGCCGATCACCTGACGGTGGTCGGTGAACGCCAGCGCCTGCAGCTGGAGGATGGCTCCAAGGTCCTGCTCAACACCGACTCGGCCTTTTCCAGCACGTTCGACAAACAGCGCCATGTGGCCCGGCTGTACAAGGGCGAGGCGTTTTTCGAGGTGCCCGACAATCGCAGCCTGCCACTGGAGATCGACGCCGGGCCGGTCACCGCCAGTGTCAGCAACACCACGTTCGCCGTGCGCTACCTCGACGGCGTGGCCCAGGTCCAGGTCCAGCGCGGCGATGTGGAACTGCGGGCCAACCGCAACGACACCCATGTCCGGCTCTCGGCCGGGGAAAGCATCCGCATCGGCCCCCACGGCTTCGACCGCCCGGCCCCGCTCGATGCCGGCACCGACCTGGCCTGGGTCCAGGGTCGGCTGGTGTTCGAGAACCGACCGCTGAGCCAGGTCCTGGCCGAACTGCGGCGCTACTATCCCGGCTGGATCATCAACCGCAACGAGCAACTGGCCCAGGTCACGGTGACCGGCAATTACCGCCTCGACCAGCCGCTGGACGTGGTTCGCTCCCTGGCGCACATCACCTCTGCGCGGCTTCAAGAATTCCCGGCACTGGTGATCCTGAACTAA
- a CDS encoding ATP-binding protein — MVIDWARKVARRVPVPRSLLGRMLLLTLLVVLFAQTLSSVIWVSQLRATQLEGLVTSARSLAHSMTASVSYLRSLPVAYRPLVLDQLRSMGGTRFVVTLNDKPLGMDVLPVTPRKLAVLKAVDEVLRKSLGSNTDISVTFVSPDDLRIFNGGLKLDELPRSWAHYALTLEPVNPPVLVTQIQMAPGEWLYIASLLPEPYTSLEEQDLPKQQVGFIVLTSSLLLLFIGLLVHWQSRPLKRLARAARDMSLGAEVEPVAEGGGSEVVEVGRAFNAMRERISRYLTERSQLFSAISHDLRTPITRLRLRVELLEDENLQAKFGRDLDELELLVKGALQCVKDTDIHENIEPVDLNHVLDCLVEPYLAPNGNGRVTQDGRALAPYPGKPLALKRCIGNLIDNALKYGQNAHLHIDDDETAFILHVDDEGPGVPEQRLEQVFEPHFRLAGQQQGYGLGLGIARNIAHSHGGEVSLQNLREGGLRVTLQLPRSAD; from the coding sequence ATGGTCATTGACTGGGCCAGGAAAGTCGCCCGACGGGTGCCGGTGCCGCGTTCGTTGCTCGGAAGGATGCTGTTGCTGACCCTGCTGGTGGTGCTGTTCGCCCAGACGTTGTCCAGCGTCATCTGGGTGTCACAACTGCGCGCCACGCAACTTGAAGGCCTGGTTACCAGCGCCCGCAGCCTCGCCCATTCGATGACGGCCAGCGTCAGCTACCTGCGTTCGCTGCCGGTGGCGTATCGGCCGCTGGTGCTGGACCAATTGCGCAGCATGGGCGGCACGCGGTTTGTCGTCACGCTCAACGACAAGCCCCTGGGCATGGATGTGCTGCCGGTCACGCCGCGCAAGCTGGCGGTGCTCAAGGCCGTGGACGAAGTGCTGCGCAAGTCCCTGGGCAGTAACACGGATATTTCCGTGACCTTCGTCAGCCCCGATGACCTGCGGATTTTCAACGGCGGGCTGAAGCTCGATGAGCTGCCACGCTCGTGGGCTCACTACGCCTTGACCCTTGAACCGGTGAACCCGCCGGTGCTGGTCACGCAGATCCAGATGGCGCCGGGCGAATGGTTGTACATCGCCTCGCTGCTGCCCGAACCCTATACCAGCCTCGAAGAGCAGGACCTGCCCAAGCAACAGGTCGGCTTCATCGTGCTCACCAGCAGCCTGTTGCTGTTGTTCATCGGTTTACTCGTGCACTGGCAGAGTCGGCCGCTCAAGCGCCTGGCCCGGGCGGCACGGGACATGTCCCTGGGGGCCGAAGTGGAGCCAGTGGCGGAGGGCGGTGGCAGCGAAGTGGTGGAGGTGGGCCGTGCGTTCAATGCCATGCGTGAGCGCATCAGTCGCTACCTGACCGAGCGCAGCCAGTTGTTCAGCGCGATTTCCCATGACCTGCGCACGCCGATCACTCGCCTGCGGCTACGGGTCGAACTGCTGGAGGACGAGAACCTGCAGGCCAAGTTCGGCCGTGACCTGGATGAGTTGGAGCTGTTGGTCAAAGGGGCGCTGCAATGCGTCAAGGACACCGACATTCACGAAAACATCGAGCCGGTGGACCTCAACCATGTGCTCGATTGCCTGGTAGAACCTTACCTTGCCCCCAACGGCAATGGCCGTGTGACCCAGGATGGCCGGGCGCTGGCGCCGTACCCCGGCAAGCCGTTGGCCCTCAAGCGCTGCATCGGCAACCTGATCGATAATGCCCTGAAATATGGGCAGAACGCCCACTTGCACATCGACGACGATGAAACCGCGTTCATCCTGCACGTCGACGATGAAGGCCCGGGCGTGCCGGAGCAGCGTCTCGAGCAGGTTTTCGAGCCGCACTTCCGCCTGGCCGGGCAGCAGCAGGGATACGGCCTGGGTCTGGGCATTGCCCGCAACATCGCCCACAGCCATGGCGGTGAGGTGAGCCTGCAGAACCTGCGCGAGGGTGGGTTGCGGGTGACGTTGCAGTTGCCTCGCAGTGCGGATTAG
- a CDS encoding TonB-dependent receptor yields MSSRLTCRFLAPSRTLSLLTAAILMAGTAPATLAAATQPPARNIGDYTFAIAQQPLVSALNAFTAVTGWQVGLPAELAEGVASPGVNGSLPPEKALERLLVGTDLSYRKLGNNSIVLEKRSASNVLNLQQMTISATRQEQDISGVPSTVSVHDRQALDRNNVNTLKDLVRYEPGVSVGGAGQRGGISGYNIRGIDGNRILTQVDGVAIPDGFFNGPYAKTQRNYVDPEIIKRVEILRGPASVLYGSNAIGGAVSYFTLDPDDIIKPGQDVGARLKTGYSSADESWLKSATVAGRSGTFDGLLHYSQRDGHETESYGSHNGTGLDRTAANPEDVRANNVLAKLGWNYSDDARLGLVYEKYKDDRDSDLKSAYGGPFSNGQPAIPASILPGGMYQWRTGNDTITRERFGLEHSFALDSLLADNIKWSLNHQVAKTDQGTAEFYFPITRRVLRTRETLYEEKQWVFDAQLDKAFSLADTDHALTYGTTIKQQKVTGSRSGNGVCLAVGVGCSAVGAISTRDVLAKASDFPDPTINTYSLFAQDQIRWDKWTFTPGLRYDYTQLKPHLTQAFLNTVDPTSGGQVSDSNKTWHRVSPKFGLTYAFTDQYTGYGQYAEGFRTPTAKALYGRFDNPGVGYSVEPNPDLEAEKSKSYETGLRGRFDSGSFDVAVFYNKYRDFINEDAITPGADQLTFQSNNIKHATIKGAEVKGRLDLDVLGAPQGLYTQGSVAYAYGRNDDTGEPINSVNPLTGVFGLGYEQDDYGTLLSWTLVKKKNRVDDSNFNSPDGVSSQFKTPGFGILDLSGFYKVTQDVTVSGGLYNLTDKKYWLWDDVRGYDSVGEAAVLSPANLDRLTAPGRNFAVNLIWDI; encoded by the coding sequence ATGTCCTCTCGCCTTACCTGCCGGTTCCTTGCCCCTTCCCGCACGCTGTCGTTGCTGACCGCCGCCATCCTGATGGCCGGCACCGCGCCCGCCACCCTGGCCGCCGCGACGCAACCGCCTGCACGCAACATCGGCGACTACACCTTCGCCATCGCCCAACAGCCACTGGTTTCAGCCCTGAATGCATTCACCGCCGTCACGGGCTGGCAAGTGGGCCTGCCGGCAGAACTGGCTGAAGGTGTCGCGTCGCCCGGCGTCAACGGCTCGCTGCCACCGGAGAAAGCCCTGGAGCGCCTGCTGGTGGGGACCGACTTGAGCTACCGCAAGCTGGGCAACAACAGCATCGTCCTGGAGAAGCGCAGCGCCAGCAACGTGCTGAACCTGCAACAGATGACCATCAGCGCCACCCGCCAGGAGCAGGACATCAGCGGTGTACCCAGTACCGTCAGCGTCCACGATCGCCAGGCACTGGACCGCAATAACGTCAACACCCTCAAGGACCTGGTGCGCTACGAGCCCGGCGTGTCGGTGGGCGGCGCGGGCCAGCGCGGCGGCATCAGCGGCTACAACATCCGCGGCATCGACGGCAATCGGATCCTGACCCAGGTCGACGGCGTGGCAATTCCCGATGGCTTCTTCAACGGCCCCTACGCCAAGACCCAGCGCAACTACGTCGACCCGGAGATCATCAAGCGCGTGGAAATTCTTCGCGGTCCGGCCTCGGTGCTCTATGGCAGCAATGCCATCGGCGGTGCCGTCAGCTACTTCACCCTGGATCCGGATGACATCATCAAGCCCGGCCAGGACGTCGGTGCCCGCCTGAAGACCGGCTACAGCTCTGCCGACGAAAGCTGGCTCAAATCCGCCACCGTCGCCGGCCGCAGCGGGACATTCGATGGCCTGCTGCACTACAGCCAGCGCGACGGCCATGAAACCGAATCCTACGGCAGCCACAACGGCACCGGCCTGGACCGCACCGCCGCCAACCCGGAAGACGTGAGAGCCAACAACGTTCTGGCCAAACTCGGCTGGAACTACAGCGACGACGCGCGCCTGGGCCTGGTCTACGAGAAGTACAAGGATGACCGCGACAGCGATCTGAAAAGCGCCTACGGCGGCCCCTTCTCCAACGGTCAACCGGCCATTCCCGCGAGCATCCTGCCGGGCGGCATGTACCAGTGGCGCACCGGTAATGACACTATCACCCGCGAGCGTTTCGGCCTGGAGCACAGCTTCGCCCTCGACAGCCTGCTGGCCGACAACATCAAATGGAGCCTGAACCATCAGGTCGCCAAGACCGACCAGGGCACCGCCGAGTTCTACTTCCCGATCACCCGCCGGGTGCTGCGTACCCGGGAAACCCTCTACGAAGAAAAACAATGGGTTTTCGATGCACAACTGGACAAGGCCTTCAGCCTCGCCGACACCGATCACGCGCTGACCTATGGCACCACGATCAAGCAACAGAAAGTCACCGGCTCGCGCAGCGGCAATGGCGTGTGCCTGGCGGTCGGCGTGGGTTGTTCCGCCGTCGGCGCCATCAGCACGCGAGACGTGCTGGCAAAAGCCAGTGACTTCCCGGACCCGACCATCAACACCTACAGCCTGTTTGCCCAGGACCAGATCCGTTGGGACAAGTGGACCTTCACCCCGGGCCTGCGCTACGACTACACCCAGCTCAAGCCGCACCTCACCCAGGCCTTCCTCAACACCGTGGACCCTACCAGTGGCGGCCAGGTCAGCGACAGCAACAAGACCTGGCATCGCGTCTCGCCCAAGTTCGGCCTGACCTATGCCTTTACCGACCAGTACACCGGGTATGGCCAGTACGCCGAAGGTTTCCGCACCCCGACCGCCAAGGCCCTGTACGGCCGTTTCGATAACCCCGGGGTCGGCTACAGCGTGGAACCCAACCCTGACCTGGAAGCGGAAAAAAGCAAAAGCTACGAGACCGGGTTGCGGGGCCGTTTCGACTCCGGCTCATTCGATGTGGCGGTGTTCTACAACAAGTACCGCGATTTCATCAACGAAGACGCCATCACCCCCGGCGCCGATCAGTTGACCTTCCAGAGCAACAACATCAAGCACGCCACCATCAAGGGCGCCGAGGTCAAGGGCCGCCTGGACCTCGACGTATTGGGCGCGCCCCAAGGCCTCTATACCCAGGGGTCGGTGGCCTACGCCTACGGTCGCAACGACGACACCGGCGAGCCGATCAACAGCGTCAACCCGCTGACCGGCGTGTTTGGCCTGGGCTACGAGCAGGACGACTACGGCACCTTGCTCAGTTGGACCCTAGTCAAGAAGAAGAACCGTGTCGACGACAGCAACTTCAACTCGCCCGATGGCGTCAGCAGCCAGTTTAAGACGCCGGGTTTCGGGATTCTCGACTTGAGCGGGTTCTACAAGGTGACCCAGGACGTCACCGTCAGCGGCGGCCTCTACAACCTCACCGACAAAAAGTATTGGCTGTGGGATGACGTGCGTGGCTACGACAGCGTCGGCGAAGCGGCCGTGCTGAGCCCCGCCAACCTCGACCGCCTGACGGCGCCCGGGCGCAACTTCGCGGTCAACCTGATCTGGGATATCTGA